The segment CACTTGCTGAGGCTTGCAAAAGTTAACGGCGCCACGAATTCGGTGGCGGCATCGGTCATGCATACGCGTACCGTGGCTCCCTTCTTCTGCAACAGGCGCAAGAGTTCGCAACTCTTGTAGGCGGCGATTCCGCCCGAAACGCCAAGGAGGATCTTCTTTCCAGCTAGTTCCATATAATGCAAGATAGAAAAAGGCCGGCATGGCCGGCCCTTTCAGGGAAATATTTCTTGCAAGCAAGCGGTTAATTTCTAGCGCAGCGAATCGGAAGTGCAATATCCTTCTTGTATTTTGTGAAGACGGCGTCTTTCCTTTCGCACGAGAACTGGACGCCGTAACCCTTGTCGGCCTCCTGGAACGGAGTCGATGCGGTCCAGTATTCCGCCATGCCACCGTAGTTCTGGACATGCTCGTAGCCGTAGTAATCCATGTATTCCATGTGGCCACCAAGATCTGCGGTAAAATCAAACGAGTTCAGGCCGCGAATGCCTCCATGGCCGTACCACTGTCCGTAGCATTCCATTCTTTCCCTGAGAACCCACGATGCATTTTCGAGGCCGCCAATAAGAATGAACAAGCCTTCCCATTCTTCGATTGTCGGCAGGTGCCAGCCTCTGGGGCAAATGCCTCTCAGCGTTTCGGGGAGATTGCAGTCGACCGAATCATGGCAGTTGATATCGCTGTTCTCGTAAGTGTAAATGGAATCGATGGCTGCCGCCCACTTGTAGTAGCGGCCACCGGTTTCACAGCTGTCCTTGCACCAGAAATTGTTCTGCAGGCTGGGGGTCTGGACGCTATCGATGTACCTGAGGTCTTCGGCCATCCACTTCTTGTTACCGATGGTAACATAGTAATACAGCGAACTGTCGCGCACATCGCAGAAGCTAGTCGAGGGATTAAAGGGAATGCCGCCGCAAAGAGGATATTCCTGTTCGTTCTGGAGGGAGACATCGAGTGTGTCTCCGCTGCATACGAATTTGACCCCATTCCTGGTTTTAGCAACGGTGCAACCGCTGCCGTCATCGCCCTTTTCGCCCTTTTCACCCTTCAGCGAAGCGAGCCATTCTTCTTCTGTTCCTGTGAAACCGGCTGCAACAGCCTGTTCGTAGGCCGACTTGCCATCAGCACCGTCGTCGCCCTTTTCGCCGTCGTCACCCTTGTCGCCATCATCGCCCTTTGCTCCCTTGGCGCCATCGTCGCCTTTATCGCCCTTGTCTCCCTTGTCGCCTTTTTCGCCGTCATCACCCTTGTCGCCCTTATCGCCCTTTTCTCCCTTTTTGCCGTCAAGGCCCTTCACTCTTGTCCATTCGCCTTCGTAGCAGTAGTAGAGCATTGCGGAATCCGCCACGAACACCATGTCGCCGGCGTTATCCTTGGAGCAGTCGCCAAGTTTCTTGAACGTGGCTACCGACTCTACGCCTTTTGTTTCCGTAATGTTGTCGCCGCAAGCGGCGAGACAAAACATGGAAGTGACGATTCCTGCTGCGAAAACTCCCCAGCATTGCTTGCTTTTCCCGACCATCGATTTCTCCTTGTATTGTAGAAATAGGAATGCTAATTTGTTCCGAATGGATAAAATGTAACGAATAATTTATATAAATAGCAGTAATTTGTCGATAAAAAATAGAACGAAAAATCCCGTGGTTTTACCCACGGGACTTTTAATGCTGCAAGTGATTGCCGCACTCCTTACGGAGTGCACAACGGCAACTTACTTGGCTTCTTCAGCGGCAGCTTCTTCGGCCGGCTTTTCAGCAGCCTTCTTCTTGGTTGCCTT is part of the Fibrobacter sp. UWR2 genome and harbors:
- a CDS encoding FISUMP domain-containing protein; amino-acid sequence: MVGKSKQCWGVFAAGIVTSMFCLAACGDNITETKGVESVATFKKLGDCSKDNAGDMVFVADSAMLYYCYEGEWTRVKGLDGKKGEKGDKGDKGDDGEKGDKGDKGDKGDDGAKGAKGDDGDKGDDGEKGDDGADGKSAYEQAVAAGFTGTEEEWLASLKGEKGEKGDDGSGCTVAKTRNGVKFVCSGDTLDVSLQNEQEYPLCGGIPFNPSTSFCDVRDSSLYYYVTIGNKKWMAEDLRYIDSVQTPSLQNNFWCKDSCETGGRYYKWAAAIDSIYTYENSDINCHDSVDCNLPETLRGICPRGWHLPTIEEWEGLFILIGGLENASWVLRERMECYGQWYGHGGIRGLNSFDFTADLGGHMEYMDYYGYEHVQNYGGMAEYWTASTPFQEADKGYGVQFSCERKDAVFTKYKKDIALPIRCARN